Proteins found in one Oribacterium sp. oral taxon 102 genomic segment:
- a CDS encoding NAD(P)/FAD-dependent oxidoreductase: MIRINQLRLPVNTEETKIEELLRRKCAALLRVPETKPARIEILRRSIDARHRPELFFSYTVSVSLPGRDEAALVRKLKNHDISCFIPVEYHIPTLPERIEGMPGEAYFSIEEHRPRIVGFGPAGMFAGLLLARAGLRPIILERGEAVEARVQRVEALWEQGTLHPDSNPQFGEGGAGTFSDGKLNTLVKDKDGRGRFVLREFVRHGAEEDILIDAKPHIGTDRLVEIVRSFREEILHLGGEIHFRTKYRYQGDESYPIVLAIGHSSRDSYEELYAAGLRMEAKDFAMGFRVQHPQRMIDRALYGDCDSETRRLLGAAAYKLTHTAESGRGVYSFCMCPGGYVVNSSSEEGCLCVNGMSYSGRDSENANAAIIISVRKTDYLGEKNPLNGIRLQRELETRAYQLGKGKIPIERYGDFRAVVLGEHMQVKNGMRAPKDAAECMRERGAGEPIEEPVRPLFRGAAAEADLTKLFCFEKGSPYVSLNDVNRSLVEGMEHFSHMIPGFSRADVILAGIEARTSSPVRIPRDETFRGSIRNIYPCGEGAGYAGGITSAAMDGMRVAEAIIRQYQS; the protein is encoded by the coding sequence ATGATACGGATCAATCAGCTCCGGCTTCCTGTCAATACAGAGGAGACAAAGATAGAAGAGCTGCTCCGCAGGAAGTGCGCGGCGCTGCTCCGGGTTCCGGAGACGAAGCCTGCGAGAATAGAGATTCTCCGGCGTTCCATTGACGCGAGACATCGTCCGGAGCTGTTCTTTTCCTATACTGTCTCCGTATCGCTTCCGGGCAGGGATGAGGCAGCGCTGGTCAGGAAGCTGAAAAATCATGATATTTCCTGCTTCATACCGGTGGAATATCATATCCCGACCCTTCCGGAGAGGATAGAAGGGATGCCGGGAGAAGCGTACTTTTCCATAGAAGAGCACCGCCCGCGTATCGTCGGATTCGGACCCGCGGGGATGTTCGCAGGACTTCTGCTCGCGCGTGCCGGGCTCCGCCCGATCATCCTCGAGCGGGGAGAGGCGGTAGAGGCGCGGGTGCAGCGGGTGGAGGCGCTTTGGGAGCAGGGAACGCTGCATCCGGACTCCAATCCGCAGTTCGGAGAGGGAGGTGCGGGAACCTTCTCTGACGGCAAGCTGAATACGCTCGTTAAGGACAAGGACGGGAGAGGGCGCTTCGTGCTCCGCGAATTTGTCCGGCATGGCGCGGAGGAGGATATCCTGATCGATGCGAAGCCGCATATCGGGACAGACCGTCTCGTAGAGATCGTACGGAGCTTTCGGGAGGAGATTCTCCATCTTGGGGGAGAAATCCATTTTCGGACGAAGTACCGCTATCAGGGGGACGAGAGCTATCCGATCGTCCTCGCGATCGGACATAGCAGCCGGGACAGCTATGAGGAGCTCTACGCTGCCGGCCTGCGGATGGAGGCGAAGGACTTCGCGATGGGATTTCGCGTGCAGCATCCGCAGCGCATGATTGACCGCGCGCTGTATGGGGACTGTGATTCGGAGACGAGACGTCTGCTCGGCGCTGCGGCCTACAAGCTCACGCATACGGCGGAGAGCGGGAGAGGCGTCTACAGCTTCTGTATGTGTCCGGGCGGCTATGTCGTAAATTCCTCCTCGGAGGAGGGCTGTCTCTGCGTGAATGGCATGAGCTATTCCGGACGGGACAGCGAGAATGCGAACGCGGCGATCATTATTTCTGTCCGGAAGACCGATTATCTGGGAGAAAAGAATCCGCTGAACGGTATCCGACTGCAAAGAGAGCTGGAGACGCGCGCTTATCAGCTCGGGAAGGGGAAAATTCCGATCGAGCGCTACGGGGATTTCCGTGCGGTAGTACTGGGAGAGCATATGCAGGTCAAAAATGGGATGCGGGCTCCGAAAGATGCAGCAGAGTGTATGCGGGAGCGTGGTGCGGGAGAGCCGATTGAAGAGCCGGTTCGTCCGCTGTTTCGCGGTGCAGCAGCGGAGGCGGATCTCACGAAGCTCTTTTGCTTTGAGAAGGGTTCTCCCTATGTCTCTCTGAATGATGTTAACCGTTCTCTGGTGGAGGGAATGGAGCACTTCTCCCATATGATTCCCGGCTTTTCCAGAGCAGATGTGATCCTTGCAGGAATCGAGGCGAGAACCTCCTCGCCGGTTCGCATCCCGCGGGACGAGACCTTTCGCGGAAGCATCCGGAATATTTATCCCTGCGGAGAGGGGGCTGGCTATGCCGGAGGCATCACCAGTGCGGCAATGGATGGGATGAGGGTCGCAGAGGCGATCATTCGGCAATACCAATCGTAA
- a CDS encoding nitroreductase family protein produces MNFTELAGKRYSCKKYDGRPVEREKLQQLLEAARLAPTAKNLQEQRIYVIESEEGLRKIDALTPCRYGASTVLLLAFDRNNVFHYPGGKRDSGIEDASIVATHLLLAAADAGLDSCWVNFFDPEKAAELFGLPENEEVLMLLDLGYAAEESGPLPNHGSRKPLSETVRYL; encoded by the coding sequence ATGAATTTCACAGAGCTTGCAGGAAAACGTTATTCCTGCAAAAAGTATGACGGACGCCCGGTGGAGAGAGAGAAGCTTCAGCAGCTTCTCGAGGCCGCGAGACTGGCGCCCACCGCGAAGAACCTGCAGGAGCAGCGGATCTACGTTATAGAATCCGAGGAGGGGCTTCGGAAGATCGATGCACTGACGCCGTGCCGTTACGGTGCGTCTACCGTGCTCCTGCTCGCCTTTGACCGTAACAATGTTTTTCACTATCCGGGCGGAAAGCGGGATTCCGGCATCGAGGATGCCAGTATCGTCGCCACACATCTGCTCCTTGCGGCAGCGGATGCGGGACTCGACAGCTGCTGGGTCAATTTCTTCGATCCGGAGAAGGCGGCGGAGCTCTTTGGACTGCCGGAGAACGAGGAGGTATTGATGCTGCTGGATCTCGGCTATGCGGCAGAGGAAAGCGGACCTTTGCCCAATCACGGAAGCCGTAAGCCGCTTTCCGAAACCGTTCGCTATCTCTAA
- a CDS encoding tyrosine-type recombinase/integrase has product MPLKYHEKLDKDNTLRLRSMQRELPAFCQTFFRGIEPRTQSRTRIAYAYDLKVFFRFLLEEVPYFRKYSAVTEILLGDLEQIEVLDLENYMEYLKYRTRKKILDGKEIQEDVLNQPKSIKRKISSLKSFYNYLYRDQLVRKNPAALLSLPKLREQDIVRLDGNEVADFLDEVENGTKLTMQQQKFHEKTALRDSAMMNLMLGTGIRVSECVGLNIQDVDFNNDGIRIHRKGGKEVTVYFSDEVEQILLAYMEERRHKAASSGSEDALFLSLQNKRMNVRTVEKMVKKYASLVTPLKHITPHKLRSTYGTNLYRETGDIYLVADVLGHSDVNTTKKHYAALEDERRRSARNKVHLRED; this is encoded by the coding sequence ATGCCGCTTAAATACCATGAAAAACTGGATAAGGACAACACGCTCCGGCTTCGCAGCATGCAGCGGGAACTTCCCGCATTCTGTCAGACTTTCTTCCGAGGGATCGAGCCGCGGACACAGAGCCGCACGAGGATTGCCTATGCCTATGACCTGAAGGTATTCTTTCGCTTTCTTCTGGAGGAGGTTCCATATTTCAGGAAATATTCCGCTGTTACAGAGATCCTCCTCGGAGATCTGGAACAGATCGAGGTGCTGGATCTGGAAAATTATATGGAATACCTGAAATATCGTACACGAAAGAAAATACTGGATGGCAAGGAGATTCAGGAGGATGTGCTGAATCAACCGAAAAGCATCAAGCGAAAAATCTCTTCTCTGAAAAGCTTCTATAATTATCTCTACCGGGATCAGCTGGTCAGGAAAAATCCTGCCGCTCTTCTCTCCCTGCCGAAGCTGCGGGAACAGGATATTGTCCGGCTGGACGGCAATGAGGTGGCAGATTTTCTGGACGAAGTAGAAAACGGTACGAAGCTGACGATGCAGCAGCAGAAATTCCATGAGAAAACGGCGCTGCGGGACTCGGCGATGATGAATCTGATGCTGGGAACCGGCATCCGTGTCTCGGAATGCGTCGGTCTGAACATACAGGATGTAGACTTTAACAATGACGGCATCCGTATCCATCGGAAAGGCGGCAAAGAGGTTACGGTGTATTTCAGTGATGAGGTTGAGCAGATTTTGCTGGCCTATATGGAGGAACGGCGGCATAAGGCTGCCAGTTCCGGATCGGAGGATGCGCTCTTTCTCTCTCTCCAGAATAAGCGAATGAATGTTCGTACTGTGGAGAAAATGGTGAAGAAGTATGCTTCTCTGGTGACGCCGCTCAAGCATATCACGCCGCATAAGCTGCGAAGCACCTATGGTACGAATCTCTACCGGGAAACCGGAGACATCTACCTCGTCGCCGACGTACTGGGCCACAGTGATGTCAATACGACAAAAAAGCACTACGCGGCGCTCGAGGACGAGCGTCGGCGAAGTGCCAGAAATAAGGTGCATCTAAGGGAGGACTGA
- a CDS encoding polysaccharide biosynthesis protein — translation MSTGKRRSNFIVQGSLLAAAGILVRMIGMIYRVPLTAIIGTEGNGYYTSAFSIYSLLLILSSYSMPTAISRIVSGNRARGRYRNTERLLQTAFLYATLVGALMCALLWFGADRIAELLRKPYCSFVLRALAPTVWIMAYLGILRGYFQGSGNMVPTALSQILEQILNAVISVLAAGILFHRGETANLLYSDTEYSYAFGAAGGALGTGAGAFAAFLFFIFLYLSQRRYFRRKVRRDAGRADSYGSISFVLGATMLPILLSSTVYNISAVIDDYLFGNIMTRLGQAQQIVSQWGVFGEYHILFNIPVALANALSSSLIPSLTRAVEEHSRRDTVSRVRYSIRFTMLIALPSTVGLCVLAAPICRMLFPGKSVELLIRLTRVGTLAVLFYSLSTISNAILQGLGHLQLPLRNALLALLLHVLVLPLLLFTGMGIYAVVLSNIIFALLMCLLNQASIHRHVRYRQEMVKTFLYPLTASLLMGGAAFTAYKGIAILLGGRAAGRLGSAVSLIPAVLLAVLVYFAVLLRLRAFTSEDLDNMPMGGRLKRFVRT, via the coding sequence ATGAGCACCGGAAAACGCAGAAGCAATTTCATCGTACAGGGTTCGCTGCTCGCCGCTGCCGGTATTCTCGTCCGCATGATCGGGATGATCTATCGTGTTCCGCTGACGGCGATCATCGGGACGGAGGGCAATGGCTATTACACCAGCGCCTTTTCGATTTATTCCCTGCTGCTGATCCTGTCCAGCTACTCCATGCCGACCGCGATCTCACGAATCGTGTCGGGGAACCGTGCGAGGGGACGGTACCGGAATACGGAGCGGCTCTTGCAGACTGCCTTTCTCTACGCGACGCTGGTTGGCGCGCTGATGTGTGCGCTGCTCTGGTTCGGCGCGGATCGCATCGCGGAGCTTCTGCGGAAGCCCTATTGCTCCTTCGTGCTCCGTGCGCTTGCGCCGACGGTCTGGATCATGGCGTATCTCGGCATTCTCCGCGGCTACTTCCAGGGGAGCGGGAACATGGTTCCCACTGCACTTTCCCAGATTCTGGAGCAGATATTGAACGCGGTCATTTCCGTGCTGGCAGCGGGAATCCTGTTCCACAGGGGAGAGACGGCGAATCTGCTCTATTCGGATACGGAATACAGCTACGCCTTTGGTGCCGCCGGCGGCGCCCTCGGCACCGGCGCGGGGGCGTTTGCCGCATTCCTTTTTTTTATTTTTCTCTACCTTTCCCAGCGCCGGTATTTTCGTCGGAAGGTACGGAGAGACGCGGGCAGGGCGGACAGCTACGGATCGATCAGCTTCGTGCTGGGTGCGACCATGCTGCCGATCCTGCTGTCCAGTACGGTATACAACATTTCTGCCGTTATTGACGATTATCTCTTCGGCAATATCATGACGAGACTGGGGCAGGCGCAGCAGATCGTGTCACAGTGGGGCGTCTTCGGAGAGTATCATATCCTCTTCAATATTCCGGTTGCGCTCGCCAATGCACTGTCATCCTCTCTGATTCCGAGCCTGACCCGCGCCGTAGAGGAGCATAGCCGGAGAGATACGGTGAGTCGGGTGCGCTACAGTATCCGTTTCACGATGCTGATCGCGCTCCCTTCTACAGTAGGACTCTGTGTGCTGGCGGCGCCGATCTGCAGGATGCTCTTTCCCGGGAAGAGCGTCGAACTGCTGATCCGTCTCACGCGTGTGGGGACGCTCGCAGTGCTTTTCTATTCGCTGTCAACCATCAGCAATGCGATCCTGCAGGGGCTCGGACATTTGCAGCTTCCCCTCCGGAACGCGCTGCTCGCGCTGCTTCTGCATGTACTCGTGCTGCCGCTCCTGCTTTTCACCGGAATGGGGATTTATGCGGTCGTGCTTTCCAATATCATTTTCGCGCTGCTGATGTGCCTGCTCAATCAGGCATCGATTCACCGGCATGTCCGCTATCGGCAGGAGATGGTCAAGACCTTCCTCTATCCGCTTACGGCGAGTCTGCTGATGGGAGGGGCGGCATTTACGGCCTATAAGGGGATCGCCATTCTGCTCGGAGGAAGAGCGGCGGGGCGGCTCGGGAGCGCCGTCTCGCTGATTCCGGCGGTTCTGCTCGCAGTGCTGGTGTATTTTGCGGTTCTGCTCCGCCTCCGTGCCTTCACCTCGGAGGATCTGGACAATATGCCGATGGGCGGGCGGCTGAAGCGCTTTGTACGGACATAG
- a CDS encoding TrkH family potassium uptake protein: MNYAMIIYILSWVLKIEGIAMLLPAGCALLYREGTAGTLIVVAALSILIGQLAGMRKPKQTAFYAREGFVTVAGCWVVLSLIGALPFYLTGRIPSYLDALFEIVSGFTTTGSSILGEVESLGKGLLFWRSFSHWIGGMGVLVLVLTVLPLGGGYNMMIMKAESPGPDVSKMVPRVADTAKELYRIYFVLTVIMVLSYLLSGMPLYDSLCIGFGTAGTGGFAIRNNGMADYSMLSQFLITVFMILFGVNFNVFYLLQKRNWRAALRCEEARAYLLIVLLTTIFLGISVFLQIGGGLLYSFHHAFFTVGSLITTTGFSTLNFGLWTQPAQMVLLFLMLTGACAGSTGGGFKVSRLLILIKEMGKELHLIIHPQAIRTIRLEGKRIEHSVVRSVNCYMILYVFIFILSVFLISFDGEDFLTNFSAVAATFNNIGPGLGHVDPMGNFGFYSDPSKLILIFDMLAGRLEILPMLILFSPKTWRKTN; the protein is encoded by the coding sequence ATGAACTATGCGATGATCATTTATATCTTATCGTGGGTATTGAAAATCGAAGGAATTGCGATGCTGCTGCCGGCGGGCTGCGCCCTTCTCTATCGGGAAGGCACGGCGGGGACGCTCATAGTGGTGGCAGCGCTGTCCATCCTGATCGGACAGCTTGCCGGGATGCGGAAGCCGAAGCAAACTGCCTTCTATGCGAGAGAGGGCTTCGTAACGGTCGCCGGCTGCTGGGTAGTACTGTCTCTGATCGGTGCGCTGCCCTTCTACCTGACCGGCAGAATTCCCAGCTATCTGGATGCGCTCTTCGAGATTGTATCCGGCTTCACTACGACCGGCTCCTCCATTCTCGGAGAGGTCGAGTCCCTCGGCAAGGGACTGCTGTTCTGGCGAAGCTTCTCCCATTGGATCGGAGGGATGGGAGTTCTCGTACTGGTGCTGACTGTGCTTCCGCTCGGCGGCGGCTACAATATGATGATTATGAAGGCAGAGTCTCCGGGACCGGATGTCTCCAAGATGGTGCCAAGGGTCGCAGATACCGCGAAGGAGCTCTATCGGATCTACTTCGTGCTGACCGTCATTATGGTACTGAGCTACCTGCTTTCCGGGATGCCGCTCTATGATTCACTTTGTATTGGCTTCGGCACCGCCGGTACCGGAGGCTTTGCGATCCGAAACAACGGCATGGCAGACTACAGCATGCTCAGCCAGTTCCTGATCACCGTTTTCATGATCCTGTTCGGCGTGAATTTCAATGTCTTTTACCTCCTGCAGAAGCGGAACTGGAGAGCGGCGCTTCGCTGTGAGGAGGCGCGCGCCTATCTCCTGATCGTACTGCTGACGACGATTTTTCTGGGTATCAGTGTCTTTTTGCAGATCGGAGGGGGATTGCTCTATTCCTTTCATCATGCCTTCTTCACGGTAGGCTCCCTGATTACGACGACCGGCTTTTCCACGCTGAACTTCGGACTCTGGACGCAGCCGGCGCAGATGGTGCTGCTTTTTCTGATGCTTACGGGCGCCTGTGCGGGCTCCACCGGCGGCGGTTTCAAGGTTTCGAGGCTTCTGATCCTCATTAAGGAGATGGGGAAGGAGCTGCATCTGATCATCCATCCGCAGGCGATCCGGACGATCCGGCTGGAGGGTAAACGCATCGAGCACAGCGTGGTTCGCTCTGTGAACTGCTACATGATTCTCTATGTATTTATCTTTATTCTTTCCGTCTTTTTGATTTCCTTCGACGGGGAGGACTTCCTCACCAATTTTTCCGCAGTTGCAGCAACCTTCAACAATATCGGTCCGGGGCTCGGGCATGTCGACCCGATGGGAAATTTCGGTTTTTATTCCGATCCCTCGAAGCTGATCCTGATCTTCGACATGCTCGCCGGAAGGCTCGAGATCCTGCCGATGCTGATCCTGTTTTCCCCGAAAACATGGAGAAAAACCAATTAA
- a CDS encoding aminoacetone oxidase family FAD-binding enzyme translates to MESPETKKRSRQRKQPETAGQLIIVGGGAAGMMAAVCAARAGASVTILERNARLGKKLAQTGSGRCNFTNTDFREECFRSANASFPWQLLRRFSPEDSIRFFRELGIYPRYRGSYVYPHSDQASSLVNALRQALSQLSVRVICDCLVERIQREGRGFRLRSSQGGFRGDAVLLAAGSRAFPVTGSDGSGYTLARQLGHSLIPVVPSLVGLRCAGRQYKEMAGVRTDALLTLRIDREEAYRERGELQLTDYGISGIPVFQFSRLAAYGLLEQKKVSVTINFLPELSGEALLLYLRERKEMLFYRTADSFLEGLLNQKLASVLLKRSGVPLSEAVSALREETLRRLAEEISAYSAEVIAANPFENAQCAAGGVDTSELDAKTLESRINPGLYFAGELLDVDGICGGYNLQFAWASGAVAGRAAAAALRCRTGKVRQKKPDSQML, encoded by the coding sequence TTGGAAAGCCCAGAAACGAAGAAACGAAGCAGGCAGAGGAAACAGCCGGAGACCGCCGGGCAGCTTATCATCGTCGGCGGCGGTGCTGCGGGGATGATGGCGGCAGTCTGCGCGGCGCGGGCGGGCGCTTCGGTAACGATACTCGAACGGAATGCGCGGCTCGGAAAAAAACTTGCGCAGACCGGCAGCGGCCGCTGCAACTTCACCAATACGGACTTCCGGGAGGAATGCTTCCGGAGCGCCAACGCTTCCTTTCCATGGCAGCTGCTTCGGCGCTTTTCGCCGGAGGACAGCATCCGTTTCTTCCGGGAGCTGGGGATCTACCCCAGATACCGAGGGAGCTATGTTTACCCGCATTCCGATCAGGCGAGTTCCCTCGTGAATGCCCTGCGTCAGGCGCTTTCGCAGCTCTCGGTTCGAGTGATCTGTGACTGCCTCGTGGAGCGGATACAGAGAGAGGGGAGGGGCTTCCGGCTCCGATCCTCACAGGGCGGCTTCCGTGGGGATGCCGTGCTTCTTGCCGCGGGTTCCAGAGCCTTCCCTGTTACCGGCTCGGACGGCAGCGGCTATACGCTTGCCCGGCAGCTGGGACACAGTCTGATCCCGGTGGTTCCGAGTCTCGTCGGACTCCGCTGCGCCGGAAGGCAATATAAGGAAATGGCAGGCGTCCGCACGGATGCGCTCCTTACACTTCGGATCGATAGAGAAGAGGCGTATCGGGAGCGCGGCGAGCTGCAGCTTACTGATTACGGGATCTCGGGAATTCCGGTTTTTCAGTTCAGCAGACTCGCCGCTTACGGACTGCTGGAGCAAAAAAAAGTCTCTGTCACGATCAATTTTCTGCCCGAGCTTTCGGGGGAAGCGCTGCTTCTCTACCTTCGGGAGCGAAAGGAAATGCTTTTCTATCGGACGGCAGACAGCTTTCTGGAGGGACTGCTGAATCAGAAGCTCGCTTCGGTTCTCCTGAAGCGCTCCGGTGTGCCGCTCTCCGAAGCGGTTTCCGCACTGCGCGAGGAGACGCTCCGGCGGCTCGCGGAAGAGATTTCCGCCTATTCTGCCGAGGTCATCGCAGCGAATCCCTTCGAAAATGCGCAGTGCGCGGCGGGCGGCGTCGATACCTCCGAGCTGGATGCAAAGACGCTGGAGAGCCGGATCAATCCGGGGCTCTATTTTGCGGGGGAGCTGCTGGATGTGGACGGAATCTGCGGCGGCTACAATCTGCAATTCGCCTGGGCAAGCGGAGCTGTCGCCGGAAGAGCTGCTGCGGCGGCTCTCCGATGCAGGACAGGAAAAGTGCGGCAGAAGAAGCCAGATAGTCAAATGCTTTAG
- a CDS encoding MBL fold metallo-hydrolase: MKLSWIGHSCFRIESGGCSLILDPYEAGAVPGYRPVEETANMLLCSHEHRDHNARESVRLLPAEGANPFRIETLDSFHDDCQGAKRGRNRITILSDGESRIAHLGDLGCLPEPEQLEKLRGLDVVLVPVGGCYTIDAAEAAILLEQIKPRLAVPMHFRDETLHFGYAEIAVLSPFLALRKHWLYTGESSLETTETYSADTIVLVPRNIEKGSAL; the protein is encoded by the coding sequence ATGAAGCTGAGCTGGATCGGACATTCCTGCTTTCGGATCGAGAGCGGAGGCTGCAGTCTCATTTTAGACCCTTATGAGGCAGGCGCCGTTCCGGGCTATAGGCCCGTAGAGGAGACGGCGAATATGCTGCTGTGCAGTCACGAGCACAGAGATCACAATGCGAGAGAATCGGTGAGACTGCTTCCTGCAGAGGGCGCAAATCCTTTCCGAATCGAAACGTTGGACAGCTTTCACGACGACTGTCAGGGAGCGAAACGGGGGAGAAACCGCATTACGATTCTGTCCGATGGAGAGAGCCGGATCGCGCATCTTGGGGATCTCGGCTGTCTGCCGGAGCCGGAGCAGCTCGAGAAGCTTCGCGGACTGGACGTCGTGTTGGTCCCGGTCGGCGGCTGCTATACGATCGACGCAGCGGAGGCGGCTATACTGCTGGAGCAGATCAAGCCGAGGCTTGCCGTCCCGATGCATTTCCGAGATGAGACGCTTCATTTCGGCTATGCGGAGATCGCGGTGCTTTCGCCCTTCCTCGCATTGCGGAAGCATTGGCTCTATACAGGGGAAAGCAGTCTGGAAACGACGGAGACCTATTCCGCTGACACGATCGTGCTCGTCCCGCGGAATATTGAAAAAGGGAGCGCATTATGA
- the rpsU gene encoding 30S ribosomal protein S21 — translation MSNVIVKENESLDSALRRFKRNCAKAGIQQEIRKREHYEKPSVRRKKKSEAARKRKFN, via the coding sequence ATGTCTAATGTTATCGTAAAAGAGAACGAGTCTCTCGACAGCGCGCTTCGCAGATTCAAGAGAAACTGCGCGAAGGCAGGTATCCAGCAGGAGATCCGTAAGAGAGAGCATTACGAGAAGCCGTCTGTAAGACGTAAGAAGAAGTCTGAGGCTGCCAGAAAGCGGAAGTTCAACTGA
- a CDS encoding ECF transporter S component — translation MTMRKQNRIRRLTLTGLFLALGLVLPFLTGQIPLVGSMLLPMHLPVFLSALLCGFEYGAPMAFVLPLLRSTLFGMPPMYPTALAMSFELCTYALVSGYFYLHSRWQCTKTLYRSLLLAMLAGRLVWGLAQYILLGLNGKAFTMSAFLSAAFLRAIPGILIQLILIPAIMVALRRAKLTPLYAFGHSAGEGETAAERGE, via the coding sequence ATGACGATGCGAAAGCAAAACCGCATCCGGAGACTGACGCTCACCGGACTCTTCCTCGCACTGGGGCTCGTCCTGCCGTTCCTGACCGGGCAAATCCCTCTCGTCGGCAGCATGCTCCTGCCGATGCACCTTCCGGTGTTCCTCTCGGCGCTGCTCTGCGGCTTCGAGTACGGCGCGCCGATGGCATTTGTCCTGCCGCTCCTTCGTTCCACGCTTTTCGGAATGCCGCCGATGTATCCGACCGCTCTCGCGATGAGCTTCGAGCTCTGCACCTATGCGCTGGTTTCCGGCTATTTCTATCTCCATTCCAGATGGCAGTGTACGAAGACGCTCTATCGTTCCCTGCTGCTCGCCATGCTTGCGGGACGACTCGTGTGGGGGCTTGCCCAGTATATCCTGCTGGGGCTGAATGGTAAAGCCTTTACCATGAGTGCGTTTCTCTCCGCCGCCTTCCTGCGGGCGATTCCGGGCATCCTGATCCAGCTGATTCTGATCCCGGCAATCATGGTCGCCCTGCGCCGTGCGAAGCTTACGCCGCTCTACGCCTTCGGCCATTCCGCCGGAGAAGGGGAGACTGCCGCAGAGAGAGGGGAGTGA
- a CDS encoding PhoH family protein, with amino-acid sequence MATAEHILDVPVEHERNVLGQLDSFVKKIERSFHVTIIDRDGMLKVIGEASGCGRAVQVLESLIRLSERGNVITEQNVDYAIGLTLSEKSSAGLVEIDRDVLARTALGKPVKPKTLGQKDYADNIRSNMITFGVGPAGTGKTYLAMAMAITAFREQEVSRIILTRPAIEAGEKLGFLPGDLQSKVDPYLRPLYDALYQIMGAEQYLSNAEKGLIEVAPLAYMRGRTLDNAYIILDEAQNTTPAQMKMFLTRIGFGSKVVVTGDLTQKDLEEGKRSGLEDAMRILRNVEGIAFSELTSADVVRHPLVQRIVNAYEKAEKKQEERKSDPRLFGEARRRTRRSRS; translated from the coding sequence ATGGCAACAGCAGAACATATTTTGGATGTCCCCGTAGAGCATGAACGGAACGTCCTCGGACAGCTGGACAGCTTCGTGAAGAAAATTGAGAGAAGCTTCCATGTTACCATCATTGACAGGGATGGTATGCTGAAGGTCATCGGGGAAGCGTCCGGCTGCGGACGGGCGGTGCAGGTACTGGAGAGCCTGATCCGGCTCTCAGAGCGCGGTAATGTCATCACCGAGCAGAATGTGGACTACGCCATCGGGCTCACGCTCTCCGAGAAGTCCAGTGCCGGTCTCGTGGAGATCGACAGAGACGTGCTGGCGCGCACCGCGCTTGGCAAGCCGGTGAAGCCGAAGACGCTGGGACAGAAGGACTATGCAGACAATATCCGCAGCAATATGATCACCTTCGGCGTCGGCCCGGCAGGAACCGGCAAGACCTATCTCGCGATGGCAATGGCGATTACTGCCTTCCGGGAGCAGGAGGTCTCGAGAATCATTCTGACGAGACCGGCGATCGAGGCGGGAGAGAAGCTCGGCTTCCTGCCGGGAGATCTGCAGTCCAAGGTAGATCCTTACCTCCGTCCGCTCTATGACGCGCTCTACCAGATCATGGGGGCGGAACAGTACCTCTCGAATGCGGAGAAGGGACTGATCGAGGTAGCTCCGCTCGCTTATATGCGCGGACGGACGCTGGACAATGCCTATATCATTCTGGATGAAGCACAGAATACTACGCCGGCACAGATGAAGATGTTTCTGACGCGGATCGGCTTCGGTTCGAAGGTGGTCGTAACCGGCGACCTCACACAGAAGGATCTGGAGGAGGGGAAGCGTTCCGGTCTCGAGGACGCGATGCGTATCCTTCGTAATGTAGAGGGTATCGCCTTTTCTGAGCTTACCAGCGCGGACGTCGTCCGGCACCCGCTGGTACAGCGCATCGTCAATGCCTATGAAAAGGCAGAGAAGAAGCAGGAGGAGAGAAAGAGCGATCCTCGCCTGTTCGGGGAGGCGCGGCGCAGAACTCGCAGGAGCAGGAGCTGA
- the ybeY gene encoding rRNA maturation RNase YbeY produces the protein MTVTIDFEAERRLRLPWEEIIREIVCAAAAYENCPYECEVSVLITDNEGIREINRQEREIDAPTDVLSFPMQRYLRPADFTSIREEDAGCFNPDSGELLLGDIVLNQDRIESQARDYGHAERRELAFLVAHSMLHLFGYDHMEEEERIEMERRQEEILTERGYTR, from the coding sequence ATGACAGTTACGATAGATTTCGAAGCGGAGCGGCGGCTCCGGCTTCCGTGGGAGGAGATTATCCGTGAGATCGTCTGCGCGGCGGCCGCATATGAGAATTGCCCATATGAGTGTGAGGTCAGCGTTCTGATTACGGACAATGAGGGGATCCGGGAGATCAACCGGCAGGAGCGGGAAATTGATGCGCCGACGGATGTGCTCTCCTTTCCGATGCAGCGCTATCTCCGTCCGGCAGACTTCACTTCGATCCGGGAGGAGGATGCCGGCTGCTTCAACCCGGACAGCGGAGAGCTGCTGCTCGGGGATATTGTATTAAATCAGGATCGGATTGAAAGTCAGGCGCGGGACTACGGACACGCGGAGCGGAGAGAGCTTGCCTTTCTCGTCGCACATTCCATGCTGCACCTCTTCGGCTATGATCACATGGAGGAGGAGGAGCGGATCGAGATGGAGCGCCGTCAGGAGGAGATCCTGACAGAGAGGGGCTATACGAGATGA